CCGGGCCAGAGGGGAAGTTCTTCCACCGTCAGATGCAGGTCATCTTCCAACCAGGCGACAATTCGTTCGTTTTCCTGAGGATTGAAAGTACAGGTGGAGTATATGAGTCGGCCGCCTGGGCGGAGCATCTTCACGGCGGATCGGAGAATATCTTGCTGCCTCCGCGAGCAGATGTCGGGCGACTCCGCTGTCCACTCCTGCGCCGCTGCAGGGTCCTTGCGAAACATTCCTTCACCCGAACAAGGGGCGTCGACAAGAATGGCGTCAAATTTCTCCGGCCAGACAGCGGCGAGTTCATCCGGCGAGTGGTTGACCACGGCCGCAGCGGCTCCCATACGCTCTAGATTCTCGGCGAGTATTCGAACGCGTGTGGGGTGAATTTCATTCGCCACCAGTTGTCCCTGATTCTGTAAGAGGGCTGCGATGGCCGTTGTTTTTCCGCCAGGGGCCGCACACAAATCGAGGATGCGCTCCCCTGGTTTCGGATCGATTGCCCGCGCAATAGCCATGGCTGACGGTTCTTGGATGTAGAGCGCACCAGCCTCGTGGAATACTGTTCGGCCGAGGGGGGCCCGTTCGTTTATGTAATAACCAAAGGGCATCCAGAGGATAGGTGACTCGAGGTGTTGCAGGATTGCCTGCGGAACACTGTCCCCGTCCGTGGCTCCCTGTCTAACTGAGTATCGTTGTACGCGAACACCACGTGTGGGCGCTTCCGACATAGCGGCTGCAAAGTCGGCCCACTCGCTGCCGAGCAATGGGGCCATTTGTTTAACAAATGCGTCAGGTAATACCACTTGGTTCTTCCTTTCAAAGCGACTTGGAAAATCTCATATGTAGAGTTTGTCCACCTAGTCATTTTGCCACATGACACACACCTCCATTGCACCAACTCGCTCAGGTCGGTATATTGGTACGGGTGAACCCTACGATTATATGGGAAGCACTAGTTTTCATCATAGAGGTGAGTGAGCGATGTTATCTCAACCGAGCAAAGAGCTCGTTACGGTACCCAATCCGCATCCAAACCGCGTCTACACAGTGGAAATGGATTGCGCAGAATTTACCACGCTGTGTCCGATGACGGGCCAACCTGACTTCGCGACCATTTACATTGAGTATCAACCGGCAGAAAAGTTGGTCGAGTTAAAGTCGCTGAAGATGTACCTGTGGAGCTTTCGGAATGAAGCAAACTACCACGAGGATTGCGTAAATCGAATTCTCAATGACTTTGTTGTGGCAAGTCAGCCAAGAAAGGCAAAAGTCATTGGTGATTTCACCATTCGCGGCGGCATTCACACAAAAGTAACCGTTGAATACACAGCGTGATGGGCGGGCGGTCGCAACCGCCCTCTTTTTTACTGGTTTTTGACCTCTCGGATCCTCCGTGAACAACTCAGATTTATTCCCCTCTTTGGGGACCCCTTGGACCAGATCTCTAAACAAATTGAGTCTTTAGCTGTCAACACGGTCCAACAAGCTTTTCCTACAGGTACACACTTCCCGTCTAGACGAATGCACAGTCGACGCCAGCGATGATTCACATATACTGTGCTGGGCTGTGCATCGAGGTGATCATGAGTGGAAACTCCGTCCACGTACATCGGCGTAGCAACAACCGTTGTTCCGAAGCTGAAGCAGACGAAACAAGGAAAATGGAAAAGACCGGCGATGCAGTATGTTCGCTTAGCTGAAGTGGCTAGGAAGCGTTACAACGCGATGGTGTATTTGTTTCATCCGCATCGTGTTGACTGGTCTCGCGGTCGTGTTGAGGCGTGGCTTCCGGAAAGCCTGGATCATCCACGTCAGAATTGGGTCAAACGCACGGTTCCACTACCGGATGTCATTTATGAAAACGTCTTTGTTCACCTTGCCATCAAAGGGTATACTGCGTCACTGCGACAGGAAGCTCAGAAGCGGCGGATTCCGTTGTTCAATCCAGTCTTACCGGGAAAATGGCGGATGGTTGAACTGTTAAAACAATCCGGCATGATGAGTTACTCCCCGGAAACGGAACGACTTCGCAGTCCGAGTCAGTTGAGACGTCGCTTAGGTCAGTGGGGGATCGCGTTCGTCAAACCGGTCGGGGGATACGGTGGCATGGACGT
This is a stretch of genomic DNA from Alicyclobacillus dauci. It encodes these proteins:
- a CDS encoding NOL1/NOP2/sun family putative RNA methylase, which gives rise to MVLPDAFVKQMAPLLGSEWADFAAAMSEAPTRGVRVQRYSVRQGATDGDSVPQAILQHLESPILWMPFGYYINERAPLGRTVFHEAGALYIQEPSAMAIARAIDPKPGERILDLCAAPGGKTTAIAALLQNQGQLVANEIHPTRVRILAENLERMGAAAAVVNHSPDELAAVWPEKFDAILVDAPCSGEGMFRKDPAAAQEWTAESPDICSRRQQDILRSAVKMLRPGGRLIYSTCTFNPQENERIVAWLEDDLHLTVEELPLWPGWSPGEPNFAFGRESLAKARRLWPHRARGEGHFVARLRKRAEHGTADDAERGKDKQRKHSWSQAWESWLAEHMVEYPSSWLVPREHKGVLFSDEVTGLPTRGLRMLRSGTPLASLAKDRIEPLHGIALRCAPKDFRFVVEVDEETAIAYMRGEALANDGGHKGHTVIVHQGLVLGWVKAIPGRLNNLYPKGWRKNNLVKLSTE